The Paenibacillus uliginis N3/975 genome has a window encoding:
- a CDS encoding DUF5590 domain-containing protein has protein sequence MKKKTKWILLSISGFLLILLFIQIYYSNVMSGKWSEENAAIKAAQQYGGLMKKDKTYKSVWDKESIYWVVTGKDTENQDIIVWVKFTEENKPLDGAEAVHSEPLSGGISEAQMRNQIKSDLPGSVIERLVLGMYEGEYAWHLLYHLNNETKYRFYRFQDGSQIGEDIILPNQ, from the coding sequence TTGAAGAAAAAAACGAAGTGGATACTTCTCAGCATTTCCGGTTTTCTGCTCATATTGCTGTTTATTCAGATTTATTATTCAAATGTAATGTCTGGTAAATGGTCGGAAGAGAACGCGGCTATCAAGGCTGCTCAGCAATATGGCGGTTTGATGAAGAAAGACAAAACTTATAAATCGGTATGGGATAAAGAGAGCATTTACTGGGTCGTTACCGGTAAGGATACGGAAAACCAGGATATCATCGTATGGGTGAAGTTTACGGAAGAGAATAAACCACTGGATGGAGCCGAAGCTGTACACAGCGAACCTCTGAGCGGTGGTATATCGGAAGCTCAAATGCGTAATCAGATCAAGAGTGACCTGCCTGGTTCGGTAATCGAAAGACTTGTTCTAGGTATGTATGAAGGAGAATACGCATGGCATCTGTTATACCATCTAAACAATGAGACGAAATACCGGTTTTATCGGTTTCAGGATGGAAGTCAGATCGGTGAAGACATTATTCTACCCAATCAATAA
- a CDS encoding redox-sensing transcriptional repressor Rex codes for MKSDKISEAVVRRLPVYLRYLNELHLREVATVSSQELGQKLDLNPAQIRKDLAYFGDFGRKGIGYDVSYLIEKIRHILKLDQQINVVLVGAGNLGHALSNYNAFLKDNMKIVAIFDAYTPKVGTKINNLVVQSMEELTATIKEFGIRIGIITVPDVEAQDVADKLISSGIEAILNFAPTILKAPPHIRIHTADFTTDLQSLAYYLDNGKEDADHDEA; via the coding sequence ATGAAATCGGATAAAATTTCGGAGGCCGTGGTTCGCAGACTGCCCGTATATTTACGCTATCTGAACGAACTTCATCTTCGTGAGGTTGCAACGGTGTCCTCACAGGAGCTTGGACAGAAGCTCGACCTAAATCCGGCGCAAATCCGCAAGGATCTTGCCTATTTTGGAGATTTTGGCAGAAAAGGGATAGGTTATGACGTCTCTTATTTGATCGAGAAAATCCGTCATATTCTTAAACTGGACCAGCAGATTAATGTAGTGCTTGTGGGTGCTGGTAATCTTGGACACGCCCTTTCCAATTACAACGCTTTTTTGAAAGATAATATGAAGATTGTAGCTATATTCGATGCATATACTCCCAAAGTCGGCACTAAAATCAACAATTTAGTCGTTCAATCGATGGAAGAATTGACGGCGACTATTAAGGAGTTCGGAATCCGGATCGGGATTATTACCGTTCCTGATGTCGAAGCACAAGATGTGGCGGATAAACTGATCTCATCCGGTATTGAAGCGATTCTGAATTTTGCGCCAACGATCTTGAAAGCTCCTCCGCACATCCGGATTCATACAGCTGACTTCACGACGGATTTGCAGAGTCTGGCTTATTATTTGGATAACGGAAAGGAAGATGCCGATCATGACGAAGCGTAA
- a CDS encoding tetratricopeptide repeat protein, translated as MFQHVFDEMNDMLDEIVKHYPSAHGPKKQALIHNWNMLKSMSEGIIDEWLRFEEKMAIFRESAASSPVFPPTESPEMQLDAFIRGQGYYKLLMFRPALAQFTVAAAIYPESLLIRLYTAMAHLHLGETVEASGYLLSILPLADDKRLQAMIYNALGCIQVINGRTDKARDYFTLAIQSDPTLPDPLINLEVCHKNRGELQYGSQLISLL; from the coding sequence ATGTTTCAACATGTATTCGACGAAATGAACGACATGTTAGATGAAATTGTGAAGCATTACCCTTCTGCACATGGTCCCAAGAAACAGGCGCTGATTCATAACTGGAATATGTTGAAGAGTATGAGTGAAGGTATCATTGATGAATGGCTTCGGTTTGAAGAGAAGATGGCTATTTTCCGTGAGAGTGCAGCTTCATCACCGGTTTTTCCGCCGACCGAATCACCGGAAATGCAGCTGGATGCTTTCATACGCGGCCAAGGATACTACAAACTCCTTATGTTCAGACCTGCTCTGGCCCAATTTACGGTTGCTGCTGCCATATATCCGGAAAGCTTGCTGATTCGGCTCTATACGGCCATGGCTCATCTGCATTTGGGTGAGACGGTGGAGGCTTCAGGTTATCTGCTATCGATTCTCCCGCTGGCGGACGACAAGAGATTACAGGCCATGATTTATAACGCTCTAGGTTGCATACAGGTCATTAACGGGCGGACAGACAAAGCTCGGGATTATTTCACGCTTGCGATACAGAGTGACCCGACTCTTCCCGATCCGCTGATTAATCTGGAGGTTTGCCACAAGAACCGCGGGGAACTGCAGTATGGGAGTCAATTGATTTCGTTGTTATGA
- the dinG gene encoding ATP-dependent DNA helicase DinG, with amino-acid sequence MKFAVLDFETTGNQSADEIIQVGLAIIDEDRSISRVYGSYVNPGIPIPPFITGLTGISDQDVAEAPSLEEMMMELVPMLDDVVLVGHNVAFDFNFLQNALDRCGYLPFSGRILDTIHFLKICFPSLTSYQLGMVSSYFGLEHDRPHQADSDALATAYALLKCLEELDQLPLLTIQRLSDLFAVEDSDLSWFFDGMRADKENQAIQDPDNYTYFRQFALAIEDWTDMTPARDEEEVNPLAELSFEQYMSQVRNNLRETLPQYESRDAQDIMFEEVMNALEDDKHLLIEAGTGTGKSLGYLLPSIYQSVKQEQKVMVSTHTINLQEQLRERDIPLLTKVVPFPFKAAVFKGRQHYLCLRKFEHKINRRDFNTPKEDIIIAAQMIIWLTQTETGDDEELNLGGRGGDFWETVSSDSDSCLGRACPWFRKCFYHRAKHEAGIADVVITNHSKLFTDVKANHQLLPSYERLVIDEAHHLEDVAGKHLGLHMKYFTVVHTLTRLYKDSRNGQLPALRQLLQTSAHEKAGEWTVVIDRLYPDLITVKESWDRLSDLLFGLLPERGDASAGDAGQFTLRLSPSKKPKDWESLTELENQIHVTLGDVVRKGDMLTSEVREELNDYGADSLITDINGLFKDLAAHRENLKFFMTLNDEGVVYWMEANGNFRSKSLQMFAVPVDVSGQLKELFFDKKRSIILTSATLSIDKSFQYMIDNLGLQDASDQGQLNTVQLPSPFNYREQALLLIPRDFPSVKGTMGDQNFVSTLVQSLADAAKATHGRMLVLFTSYRMLRQVYDPLKEVLSSSDISVLGQGMDGSSRTKLIRRFQDSSASVLLGTSSFWEGVDIPGEALTCLAIVRLPFQPPNHPLVEAKSELLQQQKKNPFMKLSVPQAVIRFKQGFGRLVRTAQDKGIVIVYDTRVIESYYGKYFLYSLPGPKMEHMRTEQMVPRIAEWLHGDEAIQ; translated from the coding sequence ATGAAATTTGCCGTATTGGATTTTGAAACTACGGGCAACCAGTCAGCCGATGAAATCATTCAAGTGGGGCTGGCCATCATTGATGAAGATCGCAGCATTTCCCGAGTGTACGGCTCTTATGTCAATCCCGGGATTCCGATTCCACCGTTTATTACAGGTTTGACAGGTATTTCGGATCAAGATGTAGCTGAAGCACCCTCCCTTGAAGAGATGATGATGGAACTGGTACCTATGCTCGATGATGTTGTACTTGTGGGGCATAATGTAGCCTTTGATTTTAATTTTTTGCAAAATGCACTCGACCGTTGTGGTTATTTACCTTTCAGCGGGCGGATACTCGATACGATACATTTTTTGAAAATATGCTTTCCTTCACTGACATCGTATCAGCTGGGGATGGTGTCGTCCTATTTCGGCCTGGAGCATGACCGCCCACACCAAGCGGACAGCGATGCGCTTGCTACCGCCTATGCGCTGCTGAAATGTCTGGAAGAGCTTGATCAACTTCCGCTGCTTACGATACAGCGTTTGAGCGATCTTTTTGCGGTTGAGGACAGTGATTTGAGTTGGTTCTTCGATGGAATGCGGGCTGATAAGGAAAATCAGGCGATTCAGGATCCGGACAACTACACGTATTTTCGTCAATTTGCTCTGGCGATCGAGGACTGGACCGATATGACACCTGCACGAGATGAAGAAGAGGTTAATCCGCTAGCCGAGCTATCCTTTGAACAGTATATGAGCCAGGTACGTAATAATTTACGTGAGACACTTCCTCAATATGAAAGTCGGGATGCCCAGGACATTATGTTCGAAGAGGTCATGAATGCACTAGAGGATGACAAGCATCTCCTGATTGAGGCTGGGACCGGTACAGGGAAATCACTTGGATATTTGCTTCCTTCCATATACCAAAGTGTGAAACAGGAACAGAAGGTAATGGTCAGCACGCATACAATCAACCTTCAGGAACAGCTTCGTGAACGGGATATCCCGCTACTCACTAAGGTAGTCCCGTTTCCATTTAAGGCCGCCGTCTTCAAAGGGAGACAGCATTATTTGTGTTTGAGAAAATTTGAACATAAAATAAATAGAAGAGATTTCAACACACCTAAAGAGGATATCATCATTGCAGCCCAAATGATCATATGGCTGACACAGACAGAAACCGGGGATGATGAGGAACTGAACCTTGGTGGACGCGGTGGGGACTTCTGGGAAACGGTATCTAGCGATTCCGATTCTTGCTTGGGACGGGCTTGCCCATGGTTCCGAAAGTGTTTCTACCACCGTGCGAAGCATGAAGCGGGTATTGCGGATGTGGTTATTACGAACCATTCCAAATTGTTTACCGATGTAAAAGCGAATCATCAGCTGTTGCCGTCGTATGAGCGGTTGGTCATTGATGAGGCTCATCACTTGGAAGATGTGGCGGGGAAGCATCTCGGGCTCCATATGAAGTATTTTACGGTGGTACACACCCTTACACGTCTCTACAAGGACAGCCGCAATGGACAGTTGCCAGCACTCCGTCAACTGCTTCAAACGTCGGCGCACGAAAAGGCGGGGGAATGGACGGTAGTCATTGACCGGCTATACCCTGATCTAATTACTGTCAAGGAGAGCTGGGATCGGCTCAGTGACCTTCTGTTCGGACTTCTTCCTGAACGCGGAGATGCTTCTGCGGGGGATGCAGGACAATTTACGCTCCGACTGTCACCATCCAAGAAGCCAAAAGACTGGGAAAGTTTGACGGAGTTAGAGAATCAGATTCACGTCACCTTGGGAGATGTCGTTCGCAAAGGAGACATGCTAACATCTGAGGTTCGGGAAGAACTGAATGATTATGGAGCAGACAGTTTGATTACGGATATTAACGGCCTCTTTAAGGACTTGGCTGCGCACCGGGAGAATCTGAAATTTTTCATGACTCTGAACGATGAAGGCGTGGTTTACTGGATGGAGGCGAACGGTAATTTTCGCAGTAAATCGCTGCAGATGTTTGCCGTGCCAGTTGATGTGAGCGGGCAGTTGAAAGAGCTGTTCTTCGATAAAAAAAGAAGTATCATTCTCACTTCTGCAACTCTATCTATAGATAAATCGTTTCAGTATATGATCGATAATCTTGGGCTGCAGGATGCTTCAGATCAGGGGCAGCTGAATACCGTGCAGCTTCCGTCACCGTTTAATTACCGTGAGCAAGCACTGTTATTAATTCCAAGGGATTTCCCAAGCGTTAAGGGGACCATGGGAGATCAGAACTTTGTGAGTACACTCGTTCAATCACTTGCAGATGCCGCTAAGGCAACTCATGGACGAATGCTGGTACTGTTTACCTCGTACCGTATGCTGCGCCAGGTGTATGATCCGCTCAAGGAAGTTCTGTCATCCAGTGATATATCCGTACTCGGACAAGGGATGGATGGATCAAGCCGAACCAAGCTGATTCGAAGGTTTCAGGACAGCAGCGCATCGGTGCTGCTTGGGACAAGCTCATTCTGGGAAGGGGTCGATATTCCGGGAGAGGCGCTGACATGCCTGGCTATCGTAAGGCTACCGTTTCAACCGCCCAACCATCCCCTTGTCGAAGCGAAGAGCGAGTTACTGCAGCAGCAGAAGAAAAATCCGTTCATGAAACTATCCGTACCTCAAGCGGTTATTCGCTTTAAGCAGGGTTTCGGGCGTCTTGTGCGAACAGCTCAAGACAAGGGTATTGTGATTGTTTATGATACCCGTGTGATTGAATCTTATTACGGAAAATACTTTTTATATTCACTGCCTGGCCCGAAAATGGAACATATGCGGACAGAGCAGATGGTTCCCCGCATTGCGGAATGGCTTCACGGGGACGAGGCGATACAATAA
- the panD gene encoding aspartate 1-decarboxylase — MFRTMMKSKIHRATVTEANLNYVGSITIDEDLMEAADLLENEKVQIVNNNNGERLETYVITGQRGSGVICLNGAAARLVQPGDNVIIISYAMMSKEEYENHKPTVVIVDGGNKPIITEHREIHATIR, encoded by the coding sequence ATGTTTAGAACAATGATGAAGTCTAAAATTCACCGTGCAACCGTAACTGAAGCCAATCTTAATTATGTTGGCAGCATTACCATTGACGAGGATTTAATGGAAGCCGCTGATCTGCTTGAGAATGAAAAAGTACAGATTGTGAACAATAATAACGGTGAGCGTCTTGAAACGTATGTCATTACAGGCCAGCGCGGAAGTGGTGTGATCTGCCTGAACGGTGCGGCTGCACGACTGGTTCAACCAGGTGACAATGTCATTATTATTTCTTATGCGATGATGTCTAAAGAGGAATATGAGAATCATAAACCGACAGTTGTTATTGTAGACGGCGGCAACAAGCCGATTATAACCGAGCACCGTGAGATTCATGCAACGATTCGATAA
- the panC gene encoding pantoate--beta-alanine ligase translates to MKVIRTIEELRAEIGHRRSTVSGPVGLVPTMGFLHEGHGSLMQRAREMTGTVVLSIFVNPIQFGPGEDFETYPRDEKRDLAVAESKGVDIVFIPEVQEMYPQPIKTKVAVSELTSLLCGASRPGHFDGVTTVVNKLFNIVKPDFAFFGMKDAQQVAVLEQMVRDLNMDVTIVPCPIVREEDGLALSSRNVYLNAEEREQALVLSRSLNVALEQLENGVTATAGEVRRLLTEVISGAPMAKIDYAEVLTFPELMPIDNEARLAETGNDCILALAVRFGKTRLIDNALFQTKEGNPHV, encoded by the coding sequence ATGAAAGTAATTCGGACGATTGAAGAGCTGCGTGCAGAAATTGGACATCGCCGCAGCACGGTTTCAGGCCCTGTGGGGCTTGTTCCGACCATGGGATTTCTCCACGAGGGCCATGGCAGTCTGATGCAGAGAGCTCGTGAAATGACGGGTACCGTTGTGCTGAGTATTTTTGTAAACCCAATTCAGTTTGGGCCAGGTGAAGACTTTGAAACTTACCCAAGAGATGAGAAGAGAGACCTCGCTGTCGCTGAATCTAAAGGGGTAGACATCGTCTTTATACCGGAGGTACAAGAAATGTACCCTCAACCGATAAAAACGAAAGTGGCGGTATCTGAGCTGACTTCTCTCTTGTGTGGGGCATCTCGTCCTGGACATTTTGATGGTGTGACAACCGTCGTGAATAAACTCTTTAATATCGTGAAACCTGATTTTGCCTTTTTCGGGATGAAGGATGCACAGCAGGTTGCCGTACTTGAACAGATGGTCCGTGACTTGAATATGGACGTCACCATCGTACCGTGCCCGATAGTCCGGGAGGAGGATGGCCTCGCCCTCAGTTCCCGCAACGTGTATCTAAATGCAGAAGAAAGGGAACAGGCGTTGGTGTTATCCAGATCACTGAATGTAGCTTTGGAACAACTGGAGAACGGAGTCACAGCTACTGCTGGTGAGGTACGCAGATTGCTCACGGAGGTTATCTCCGGGGCGCCGATGGCGAAGATCGATTATGCTGAGGTACTTACATTTCCTGAACTGATGCCGATTGATAATGAAGCAAGGCTTGCCGAAACAGGTAATGACTGTATACTGGCGCTTGCTGTTCGTTTTGGTAAGACACGCTTAATCGATAATGCACTATTCCAAACGAAAGAGGGTAATCCTCATGTTTAG
- a CDS encoding amidohydrolase: MTKRKWMIKNGTFAVLQNEKPVLRGYMVIEDDLITYIGEEQPKVEENMEIIDGTHLFFMPGLMNTHGHTAMSLLRGYGDDLALQVWLQEKMWPMEAKFTADDVYWGTSLSVIEMLKGGTTTFLDMYDHMDQVAAVTEQSGMRGVLTRGVIGLCPPDVQNHKLKEATAFAKDWHGKADGRITTMISPHAPYTCPPDYIEKFVQTAYDLDLPIHTHMSETVTEVEQNVRDYGLRPVAHLQKLGVFSRPALVAHAVHLTDEEIEILATHKVAVSHNPGSNLKLASGVARVPELLKAGVTVSLGTDGPASNNNLDMFEEMRLAALIHKGVSGDPTAVPAVESLRMGTEYGAKSLFLDGVGTLAPGMKADFIALNTDQAHFLPHTDFISHAVYSASAKDVEHVWVDGKQVVKNGICLTLDEEKIRREAQSAFERLLTL; this comes from the coding sequence ATGACGAAGCGTAAATGGATGATTAAAAACGGAACCTTTGCTGTACTTCAGAACGAAAAGCCGGTTCTGCGCGGATATATGGTCATCGAAGACGATCTCATTACCTATATCGGTGAAGAACAACCGAAGGTTGAGGAAAATATGGAGATTATCGACGGCACACATCTGTTTTTCATGCCTGGTCTTATGAATACGCATGGTCATACGGCTATGTCGCTTCTTCGTGGATACGGGGATGATCTGGCACTTCAGGTATGGCTGCAGGAGAAAATGTGGCCGATGGAAGCGAAGTTTACAGCTGATGATGTATATTGGGGTACCTCGTTGTCTGTGATCGAAATGCTGAAAGGCGGCACGACGACCTTCCTCGATATGTATGATCATATGGATCAGGTAGCAGCCGTGACTGAGCAGTCCGGTATGCGGGGGGTACTTACTCGCGGTGTAATCGGTTTGTGTCCTCCAGATGTTCAGAATCACAAGCTGAAGGAGGCTACAGCATTTGCGAAGGACTGGCACGGTAAAGCTGATGGACGTATCACAACGATGATTTCGCCTCATGCGCCTTACACATGTCCTCCGGATTACATCGAAAAGTTTGTGCAGACTGCTTACGATCTGGATTTGCCAATTCACACCCATATGTCAGAAACAGTAACTGAAGTCGAACAGAATGTTCGGGATTACGGGTTGCGGCCAGTAGCTCATCTTCAAAAACTTGGCGTCTTCTCACGCCCGGCGCTTGTTGCGCATGCAGTTCATTTAACGGATGAAGAGATTGAGATTTTGGCGACTCATAAGGTAGCGGTATCCCACAATCCGGGAAGCAACCTGAAGCTGGCAAGCGGTGTCGCCCGGGTACCGGAACTGCTTAAAGCAGGAGTTACCGTATCACTGGGTACGGATGGTCCTGCGAGCAACAACAATTTGGATATGTTTGAGGAAATGAGACTCGCTGCTCTTATTCATAAGGGTGTCAGTGGCGATCCAACAGCAGTCCCTGCTGTTGAATCACTTCGTATGGGAACAGAATATGGAGCGAAATCATTATTCTTAGACGGTGTTGGGACGCTGGCTCCCGGAATGAAAGCGGACTTTATCGCGTTAAATACCGATCAGGCACATTTTCTGCCACATACGGACTTTATCTCGCATGCGGTTTATTCAGCGAGTGCCAAGGACGTGGAGCATGTGTGGGTAGATGGTAAGCAGGTCGTCAAAAACGGAATTTGCCTTACATTGGATGAAGAAAAGATTCGCCGTGAAGCCCAAAGTGCGTTCGAGCGGCTGTTGACCCTTTAG
- the panB gene encoding 3-methyl-2-oxobutanoate hydroxymethyltransferase — protein MPGKQPLNIVKMKKMKSEGVPISMLTAYDYPSAQLAEEAGVDMILVGDSLGNVVLGFNSTIPVTIDDMVYHTRAVARGAEDTFIVADLPFMTYHGSLDETLRNVRRLMQEGHAHAVKMEGGAEIADTVKRIVQAGVPVLGHIGLTPQSVNQIGGYRVQGKDTADAERLMNDAKALEAAGAFAVVLELVTEEATADISKALSIPTIGIGAGRYCDGQVLVYHDVLKYTSTYREKRFVKTYADVGTLIREGISQYVKEVKERSFPAEEHVFSAQGTHKPSSSLYGNEKEKVTSR, from the coding sequence ATGCCAGGCAAACAACCATTAAACATTGTTAAAATGAAAAAAATGAAAAGTGAGGGCGTACCAATCAGTATGCTGACTGCATACGATTACCCTTCCGCTCAGCTCGCTGAAGAAGCTGGAGTTGATATGATTTTGGTCGGTGATTCCTTAGGTAATGTCGTCTTGGGATTTAACTCAACCATTCCCGTTACGATCGATGATATGGTGTATCACACTCGTGCGGTTGCACGCGGAGCAGAGGATACGTTTATCGTTGCGGATCTGCCGTTTATGACCTATCATGGCAGTCTGGATGAGACACTTCGAAATGTTCGCCGATTAATGCAAGAGGGCCACGCCCATGCGGTTAAGATGGAAGGCGGTGCCGAGATTGCTGATACTGTCAAGCGAATCGTACAGGCTGGCGTACCTGTCCTAGGACATATTGGACTTACTCCGCAGTCAGTAAACCAAATTGGGGGATATCGAGTTCAAGGCAAGGACACTGCTGATGCCGAACGACTGATGAATGATGCCAAGGCGCTGGAAGCTGCTGGAGCTTTTGCCGTAGTGCTTGAGCTGGTAACTGAGGAAGCGACTGCTGATATTAGTAAGGCGTTGTCCATTCCAACGATAGGTATCGGAGCAGGCCGTTATTGTGACGGTCAAGTGCTTGTATATCATGATGTGCTTAAATATACTTCTACCTATAGAGAAAAAAGATTTGTCAAAACATATGCAGATGTCGGCACGCTGATTCGTGAAGGCATTTCTCAATATGTAAAGGAAGTGAAGGAGCGCTCTTTTCCTGCTGAGGAGCATGTTTTTTCAGCTCAGGGTACGCATAAGCCCTCCTCATCCCTTTATGGAAACGAAAAAGAAAAGGTGACTTCAAGATGA
- a CDS encoding biotin--[acetyl-CoA-carboxylase] ligase, protein MKKNETPMLLDIFLEQSGQFLSGEEISRRLNISRTAVWKQINKLRSAGYEFEALPRLGYRMTEKPEPLDPAVLSACLTNRSFGHQIEVLRSTTSTQEDARRLAEEGAPEGTLVIAEEQTGGRGRMGKKFYSPFGKGIWMSLILRPTQPLHLTQQLTLLTGVAVRRAILKTTGIEAGIKWPNDLLIDGKKVCGILLESANEDEFVRYCIAGIGISVNLKEEDYPDELKSIATSLRMASGHNINRNELICSILNEIESLYGLYNEQGFEPIASLWEASSVTMNREVCVQSPRGVINGTAAGLHPSGALLVRNEDGELTPVFSGDITLQR, encoded by the coding sequence ATGAAGAAGAATGAGACGCCTATGCTGCTGGATATATTTCTGGAGCAGTCCGGACAATTTCTGTCCGGTGAGGAAATCAGCAGGCGCTTAAACATTAGCCGGACAGCTGTGTGGAAACAGATTAATAAGCTTCGAAGTGCTGGTTATGAATTTGAGGCGTTGCCGCGTCTGGGATATCGAATGACAGAGAAGCCGGAACCACTTGATCCGGCTGTGTTGTCAGCATGTTTGACCAACCGTTCATTTGGTCATCAGATCGAAGTTCTACGGTCAACTACGTCTACTCAAGAAGATGCTCGCCGACTGGCCGAGGAGGGTGCGCCTGAGGGAACGCTGGTCATTGCTGAGGAGCAGACCGGTGGACGAGGACGAATGGGGAAAAAGTTTTATTCGCCATTTGGCAAAGGAATATGGATGAGCTTGATCCTGCGTCCGACTCAGCCTTTGCATCTGACACAGCAATTGACGCTGCTGACAGGTGTTGCTGTCCGTAGAGCGATCCTGAAGACAACAGGTATAGAAGCCGGGATCAAGTGGCCGAATGACCTGCTCATCGACGGCAAGAAGGTATGCGGTATTCTTCTGGAATCTGCTAATGAGGATGAGTTTGTCAGATATTGTATCGCAGGAATAGGCATTAGCGTAAATCTCAAAGAAGAGGATTACCCGGATGAGTTGAAGAGTATTGCGACGTCGCTTCGTATGGCCTCTGGTCACAATATTAACCGAAATGAATTGATCTGTTCGATCCTGAATGAAATAGAGTCTCTATACGGACTATATAACGAGCAAGGCTTTGAGCCCATTGCATCGCTGTGGGAAGCATCTTCCGTTACGATGAACCGTGAAGTCTGCGTCCAATCTCCAAGGGGCGTAATCAACGGTACGGCTGCTGGTTTACACCCTTCTGGAGCATTGCTTGTAAGAAATGAGGACGGGGAGCTAACTCCTGTTTTTTCAGGTGATATTACGCTGCAGCGGTAA
- a CDS encoding AAA family ATPase, with the protein MPKWSKEVLIGFIPVLFVFLAFIGINVVPILIAAMLVGALLFIAKMKGGIAVGAGGERKRKKGNMAKLTFEEIGGQDNAKQELREALDFLIRHEEIKKFGIRPLKGILLTGPPGTGKTLMAKAAAHYTNSVFVAASGSEFVEMYVGVGAGRIRDLFKDARTRAAKENKQSAIIFIDEIDVIGGKREGGQQREYDQTLNQLLTEMDGIFTTDAPRILVIAATNRKEMLDSALLRPGRFDRHIQVDLPDKKGRAHILNLHAGNKPLDADVDLEKIAEESYGFSGAQLESVMNEAAIYTMRENEEFISQRHLSMAIDKVMMGERSDRESNIEEKKRVAIHELGHAIMAERVRPGSVKQVALSPRGKALGYVRHNPQQEQYLYTKSFLEEQIMIALGGAAAEEIYYGGRSTGSSNDFEQSLNIVETMMKSGLTSLGIINMNMVTTEELMRENNLILEDLMNRTKHLLEQSRAIFDNSLDILMREEILSGEQFRCQFSENALLPA; encoded by the coding sequence ATGCCTAAGTGGTCCAAGGAAGTATTGATTGGCTTCATCCCTGTGCTGTTCGTATTCCTTGCATTCATTGGCATTAATGTTGTTCCAATCCTCATTGCAGCCATGCTTGTAGGAGCTCTTCTCTTTATTGCCAAGATGAAGGGCGGGATAGCTGTAGGTGCAGGTGGTGAACGTAAACGGAAAAAGGGTAACATGGCAAAGCTGACCTTTGAAGAAATCGGAGGGCAGGATAACGCGAAGCAGGAGCTGCGTGAGGCGCTTGATTTTCTAATCCGTCATGAAGAGATCAAAAAATTCGGAATTCGCCCATTGAAAGGCATTTTGCTGACAGGGCCTCCGGGAACAGGTAAGACACTGATGGCTAAGGCGGCAGCACATTACACAAACTCGGTATTTGTTGCTGCATCGGGCAGTGAATTTGTTGAAATGTATGTAGGTGTCGGTGCTGGCCGTATCAGGGACCTGTTTAAAGATGCCCGCACCCGCGCAGCCAAAGAAAACAAGCAGAGCGCGATTATTTTTATCGATGAGATTGATGTGATCGGCGGCAAGCGTGAAGGCGGGCAGCAGCGGGAGTATGATCAGACATTGAACCAGTTGTTAACTGAAATGGACGGTATCTTTACGACGGATGCACCGCGTATTCTTGTTATAGCAGCAACGAACCGGAAAGAGATGCTTGATAGCGCACTTCTTCGCCCTGGACGGTTTGACCGCCATATTCAAGTTGATCTTCCGGACAAAAAAGGACGCGCACACATCTTAAATCTGCATGCGGGTAATAAACCGCTAGATGCGGACGTTGATTTGGAAAAAATCGCGGAGGAATCATATGGTTTTTCAGGTGCCCAGCTTGAAAGTGTCATGAATGAAGCCGCCATTTACACCATGCGTGAAAATGAGGAATTTATCTCTCAGCGGCACTTGTCTATGGCAATCGATAAGGTAATGATGGGTGAGCGTTCTGACCGTGAGTCCAATATCGAGGAGAAAAAGAGAGTGGCGATTCACGAGCTTGGACATGCTATTATGGCTGAGCGTGTTCGTCCAGGAAGTGTGAAGCAGGTTGCTCTCAGTCCGCGGGGGAAAGCGCTCGGTTATGTCCGCCACAACCCTCAGCAGGAGCAATATCTGTACACCAAATCGTTCCTGGAAGAGCAGATCATGATTGCTCTTGGAGGGGCAGCGGCCGAAGAAATTTATTACGGCGGACGCAGTACAGGCTCCAGTAATGACTTTGAGCAGTCTCTCAATATTGTTGAAACAATGATGAAGTCAGGTTTGACATCTTTGGGTATTATTAACATGAATATGGTAACAACTGAAGAACTGATGAGAGAGAATAATCTGATTTTGGAAGACTTGATGAACCGAACGAAACATTTGTTAGAACAAAGTCGTGCTATATTCGATAACTCTCTTGATATCCTGATGAGAGAGGAAATATTATCAGGAGAGCAATTCAGATGTCAATTTAGTGAAAATGCCCTTTTACCAGCATAA